Proteins from a single region of Lujinxingia litoralis:
- a CDS encoding serine/threonine-protein kinase has translation MSSAAPQLPRVGDLIAGRYRVVKELGRGGYGVVFQARQEAIARDVAIKCLHPEVAHHEREVERFRREVFHASGLHHDHTITFFDYGQTPRGLLYVVMELLIGENLRDHVHRCGPLAPVQGRQLLEQLLGSLEEAHSRQLIHRDLKPENIFVNDVPQGAPLSIKVLDFGLSKFIGDPGATLYRGPSLTADGEVCGTPQYMSPEHAYGEPVGPPGDIYAVGLLLYEALVGRPAFDGPTPLDILLKQVKAPLPTLPEAIARTTVGRFITRATHKEIGGRFADAGRALSWLLSQEDRPEETSGARPALVGLARSARRTLAPEALPESTHADPPEPPSPRPVDNDTLREVPAAATAPTELQLEPAPAAPLHAFEKRVASLPLLGRHRALDALTHWHAKASLHGGIFLLTGDSGQGKSALLQTWLTHLPAPPGARTLRGRYRRHGEPLAGLRQALSPLLAPDEPPREHSTRLDHSLQALSTCAADSRTTLKTHAVHPLHQVVHALHAISEQHALLLVLEDVQYADPLSRQVLDQLLEMLTQHPRPIALILCARSPRHVKRWHSPASVSAARHHLAPLPNAAMRELLASVLPASSVLQRDLLDLAGGNPALLLHLIRHLLETHQIRPRKPGAIYELSDPSVALSSLVPPDLRELVITRANRLLQNHPEEARLRALLHRAVLFGDRFEGATLARAIFADGQPELARQCGELLEALCAIGLLRRDGGTDAPVHFAFVQPLHRASLVRMVESIDDWRTFHGHAARARIERHGEPDASECEAIAEHLERSSQSERALPWWLRAAAEAEGEHRLHEALRLLRRAEPQILHTRQVDHTSLSALRLQQGRLYHLAGEFGPGEDALREAIIHAESADHVANEAHAREHLADVVRLQGRLDEAEALLQRTSELCVILEDRAGLRRVLLGQADLARFRGRYARARADLEMVHEAASREGDPAAAIAATLALSRCAYASGELREAWSLVGKAITQARTGGDHRAHALALIEASHICMIVDGLERSEALARQAMNAARQHGDILAQANANLSLALCLRRTTHLDRSAAHLRRARELHERLGHLYGVAKDLLLEAELCWLRGDTERAQRLADDSLQLHQDLDDRHGWALSTIYRALFRIEQGQPARALELLQDVFDLEDILGLGLYAPQLLFYAGMAWEAQANIDEAREYYTRAQHRAQEMGHREMISLSTISLVKLDLVQGDIDSARFRLPEARRQAERTGHAYSNMFVLLGTALLAHIDDDRPALRAALARLRPYLSVPNAPDLRLEKRLGDMRRLLTTLPPSPRRRLLDQALETIVETLTRD, from the coding sequence TTGAGCAGCGCCGCACCGCAGCTTCCCCGGGTGGGAGATCTGATCGCCGGTCGATACCGCGTGGTAAAAGAACTGGGCCGCGGGGGCTACGGGGTCGTCTTCCAGGCCCGCCAGGAAGCCATCGCCCGCGACGTTGCCATCAAGTGTTTGCACCCCGAGGTCGCTCATCATGAGCGCGAGGTCGAGCGCTTTCGTCGGGAGGTCTTCCACGCCAGCGGGCTGCACCACGACCACACCATCACATTCTTTGACTACGGCCAGACCCCACGTGGGCTGCTCTACGTCGTCATGGAACTCCTCATCGGTGAAAACCTCCGTGACCACGTGCACCGCTGCGGCCCCCTCGCCCCGGTGCAGGGGCGTCAGCTCCTGGAACAACTGTTGGGAAGTCTGGAAGAAGCCCACTCCCGCCAGCTGATCCACCGCGACTTAAAGCCCGAAAATATCTTCGTCAACGACGTCCCCCAGGGCGCCCCCCTCTCGATCAAGGTGCTCGACTTCGGGCTGAGCAAATTCATCGGCGATCCGGGCGCCACGCTCTACCGCGGCCCCTCGCTCACCGCCGATGGCGAGGTCTGTGGTACGCCTCAGTACATGTCGCCGGAGCATGCCTATGGAGAACCGGTAGGACCGCCGGGCGACATCTACGCGGTGGGGCTCCTGCTCTACGAGGCGCTCGTGGGCCGTCCGGCCTTCGACGGCCCCACCCCGCTGGACATTCTGCTCAAGCAGGTCAAAGCCCCCCTCCCGACGCTCCCGGAGGCCATCGCCCGCACGACGGTCGGGCGTTTTATCACCCGGGCCACCCACAAAGAGATCGGCGGACGTTTCGCCGACGCCGGACGCGCGCTCAGCTGGCTCCTCTCTCAGGAGGATCGCCCCGAAGAGACCTCTGGCGCCCGGCCCGCACTGGTCGGCCTGGCGCGTTCGGCCCGCCGCACCTTAGCCCCCGAAGCGCTGCCCGAATCAACGCACGCCGATCCTCCCGAGCCCCCGAGCCCGCGTCCCGTCGACAACGACACCCTGCGCGAGGTACCGGCCGCCGCGACGGCTCCCACCGAACTTCAGCTGGAGCCGGCCCCGGCCGCGCCCCTGCACGCCTTTGAAAAGCGGGTGGCCAGCCTCCCCTTGCTGGGACGCCACCGAGCCCTCGACGCGCTGACCCACTGGCACGCAAAAGCCTCGCTACACGGGGGTATCTTTCTGCTGACAGGCGACTCCGGTCAGGGAAAAAGCGCGCTGCTCCAGACCTGGCTTACACACCTGCCGGCTCCTCCCGGCGCCCGAACGCTCCGCGGTCGCTACCGCCGCCACGGTGAACCTCTTGCCGGACTACGCCAGGCGCTCTCGCCACTGCTCGCCCCTGACGAGCCCCCCCGGGAGCATTCCACTCGCCTGGACCACTCGCTCCAGGCGCTGAGCACCTGTGCCGCAGATTCCCGGACAACGTTGAAAACCCATGCCGTGCATCCACTCCATCAGGTGGTGCACGCGCTGCACGCGATCAGCGAGCAACACGCACTCCTGCTGGTCCTTGAGGATGTGCAGTACGCAGATCCCTTGAGCCGCCAGGTGCTCGACCAACTTCTGGAGATGCTCACCCAGCACCCGCGGCCCATCGCGCTGATCCTCTGCGCACGCTCCCCGCGTCATGTAAAACGCTGGCACTCCCCGGCGTCGGTCAGCGCCGCTCGCCACCATCTCGCCCCCCTCCCCAACGCCGCGATGCGCGAGCTCCTCGCATCGGTGCTCCCGGCGAGCAGCGTCCTCCAACGCGATCTTCTCGATCTGGCCGGTGGTAACCCGGCGCTGCTGCTGCATCTGATTCGCCATCTTCTGGAAACCCACCAGATCCGCCCCCGCAAACCCGGCGCAATCTACGAGCTCAGTGATCCTTCCGTGGCGCTCTCCTCGCTGGTCCCACCGGACCTCCGAGAACTGGTCATCACACGCGCCAACCGACTGCTTCAGAACCACCCGGAAGAGGCACGCCTTCGCGCGCTCCTTCATCGCGCGGTGCTTTTTGGCGATCGCTTCGAGGGAGCCACCCTGGCCCGGGCTATCTTCGCCGATGGCCAGCCCGAGCTGGCCCGACAATGCGGCGAACTGCTCGAAGCCCTCTGCGCCATCGGGCTCCTACGTCGCGACGGCGGCACCGACGCCCCGGTGCACTTTGCCTTTGTGCAACCGCTTCATCGAGCCTCACTGGTGCGCATGGTCGAGAGCATCGACGACTGGCGGACCTTCCACGGGCATGCGGCCCGTGCCCGGATCGAACGCCACGGCGAACCCGATGCCTCGGAGTGCGAAGCGATCGCCGAGCACCTGGAGCGCAGCTCCCAGAGCGAACGTGCGCTTCCCTGGTGGCTGCGCGCCGCCGCCGAGGCCGAAGGGGAGCACCGCCTTCACGAAGCTCTGCGCCTGTTGCGCCGCGCCGAGCCGCAGATCCTGCACACCCGCCAGGTCGATCACACCTCGCTCAGCGCGCTTCGCCTGCAACAGGGACGCCTCTACCATCTGGCCGGCGAGTTCGGCCCGGGCGAAGATGCCCTGCGCGAGGCCATCATCCACGCCGAGAGCGCCGACCACGTCGCCAATGAAGCCCACGCCCGCGAGCATCTGGCCGACGTCGTACGCCTGCAAGGCCGTCTCGACGAAGCCGAAGCCCTCCTTCAACGCACCTCGGAGCTCTGTGTGATCCTCGAAGATCGCGCCGGGCTGCGCCGCGTGCTTCTGGGACAGGCCGATCTGGCCCGCTTCCGCGGCCGCTACGCCCGCGCCCGCGCCGACCTGGAGATGGTCCACGAGGCCGCCAGCCGCGAGGGCGACCCGGCGGCGGCAATCGCCGCGACCCTGGCCCTCTCGCGCTGCGCCTATGCCAGCGGAGAACTCCGGGAGGCCTGGAGCCTGGTGGGTAAAGCCATCACTCAGGCCCGGACCGGCGGCGACCACCGCGCCCACGCGCTCGCCCTGATCGAGGCCTCCCATATCTGCATGATTGTCGACGGCCTGGAGCGCAGCGAAGCGCTGGCACGCCAGGCCATGAACGCCGCGCGCCAGCACGGCGATATCCTGGCCCAGGCCAACGCCAACTTAAGCCTGGCCCTCTGCCTGCGCCGCACCACGCACCTGGACCGCAGCGCCGCGCACCTGCGCCGGGCCCGCGAACTTCATGAACGCCTGGGCCATCTCTACGGCGTCGCCAAAGATCTCCTGCTGGAGGCAGAACTCTGCTGGCTCCGTGGAGACACCGAGCGCGCCCAACGCCTGGCCGATGACTCCCTCCAGCTTCACCAGGACCTCGACGACCGCCACGGCTGGGCTCTCTCCACCATTTACCGGGCACTCTTCCGAATCGAACAGGGCCAGCCCGCCCGGGCCCTGGAGCTGCTCCAGGATGTCTTCGACCTCGAAGACATCCTGGGTCTGGGCCTCTACGCGCCTCAACTCCTCTTCTACGCCGGCATGGCGTGGGAAGCTCAGGCCAACATCGACGAGGCTCGCGAGTACTACACCCGCGCCCAACATCGGGCCCAGGAGATGGGACATCGCGAAATGATCAGCTTGAGCACCATCAGCCTGGTCAAACTCGATCTGGTGCAGGGCGACATTGACTCCGCCCGATTCCGCCTCCCGGAAGCCCGGCGCCAGGCCGAACGCACCGGCCACGCCTACTCCAATATGTTTGTGCTCCTGGGCACCGCCCTGCTCGCCCACATCGACGATGACCGCCCGGCGCTTCGCGCCGCGCTCGCTCGCCTGCGCCCCTACCTCAGCGTTCCCAACGCCCCCGATCTACGCCTGGAAAAACGTCTGGGCGACATGCGCCGTCTCCTGACGACCCTGCCGCCCAGTCCTCGACGCCGGCTCCTGGATCAGGCCCTCGAAACCATCGTCGAGACCCTGACCCGAGATTAA
- a CDS encoding tryptophan 2,3-dioxygenase has product MSDEKSTLSCPFSGDAPRMTSGGERLTYNSYLKVPQLLELQNFESSPAAHDELLFIVIHQAYELWFKLILFELDQVAEEIEKNEIYEAGRLLQRVLQIEKLLVQQIHVLETMTPRDFLRFRSALNPASGFQSIQFREVEFLTGIRDTSVMAHIDQTDQDHRRLLARLAEPSLRTRFYRLLEREGFEVVVPEEGEVLEGERLEKNLAALLPLYRHPEKRFHLYTLAESLVEHDQNILLWRFHHVRVVERLLGTKPGTGGSSGVAYLSSTLEKRAYPQLWQVRGLLSDDEIYGAS; this is encoded by the coding sequence ATGAGCGACGAGAAGAGCACCCTGAGTTGCCCCTTCAGCGGCGATGCCCCCCGGATGACCTCGGGGGGAGAGCGATTGACCTACAACTCGTATCTCAAGGTGCCGCAGCTGCTGGAGTTGCAGAATTTTGAGTCGAGCCCGGCGGCGCATGACGAGCTGCTCTTCATCGTCATCCACCAGGCCTACGAGCTGTGGTTCAAACTCATCCTCTTTGAACTCGATCAGGTGGCCGAGGAGATCGAGAAGAACGAGATCTACGAGGCCGGGCGTCTTCTGCAGCGGGTGTTGCAGATCGAGAAGTTGCTGGTCCAGCAGATCCACGTGCTGGAGACGATGACACCGCGCGATTTTCTGCGTTTTCGCTCGGCGCTCAATCCTGCCAGTGGGTTTCAGTCGATTCAGTTCCGTGAGGTGGAGTTTTTAACCGGGATTCGCGACACCTCGGTGATGGCGCATATCGATCAGACCGATCAAGACCACCGTCGTTTGCTGGCGCGTCTGGCCGAGCCTTCGTTGCGCACGCGTTTCTATCGCCTGCTTGAGCGCGAGGGGTTTGAGGTGGTGGTCCCCGAAGAGGGGGAGGTTCTGGAGGGAGAGCGGCTGGAGAAGAATCTGGCGGCGCTGCTGCCGCTTTATCGGCATCCGGAGAAGCGTTTTCACCTGTACACGCTGGCCGAGTCGCTGGTGGAGCACGATCAGAACATTCTGCTCTGGCGCTTTCATCACGTGCGTGTGGTCGAGCGTCTGCTGGGCACCAAGCCCGGGACCGGCGGATCGAGCGGGGTGGCTTACCTGAGCTCCACGCTGGAGAAGCGCGCTTATCCGCAGCTGTGGCAGGTGCGTGGCCTGCTCTCCGACGACGAGATTTACGGGGCGAGTTAA